A region from the Methanocella sp. genome encodes:
- a CDS encoding ABC transporter permease, translating into MGSEVSRNKWLTWQLFKRDFFAIYRQSFMGFLWAFIVPMVSVGSFIVLSNAGLFQIGHIDVPYPIYAILGMAFWQLFSMGLIASTNSLVLAGSMITKINFSKKSLVIASVGQSVISFAVQMGLVCLLFVYFRRMPDPAILLMPLLMLPIILLTLGMGFILSLLNGIMRDTGSVITLLMTFLMFLTPILYVRPSSGMLAAVTSYNPLYYLISSMREMILTGTISEPLGFALSTALSMAIFAISLVIFHLTETRVAERI; encoded by the coding sequence ATCGGCAGCGAAGTCTCCCGGAATAAATGGCTCACCTGGCAGCTTTTCAAGAGGGATTTTTTTGCCATCTATCGCCAGTCGTTCATGGGTTTCCTCTGGGCCTTCATCGTCCCGATGGTAAGCGTCGGCTCGTTCATCGTACTCAGCAACGCCGGGCTGTTCCAGATCGGACACATCGACGTGCCTTACCCGATATACGCCATACTCGGAATGGCGTTCTGGCAGCTATTCTCCATGGGGCTCATCGCGAGCACGAACTCGCTGGTGCTCGCCGGCTCCATGATAACGAAAATTAATTTCTCGAAAAAATCACTCGTAATCGCATCGGTCGGCCAGTCGGTCATCTCATTCGCCGTGCAGATGGGCCTCGTATGCTTGCTCTTCGTATATTTCCGGAGGATGCCTGACCCGGCAATCCTCCTGATGCCGCTGCTCATGCTGCCCATCATCCTGCTCACGCTCGGCATGGGCTTCATACTGTCGCTGCTGAACGGCATCATGCGGGATACGGGCAGCGTCATAACCCTGCTCATGACCTTCCTCATGTTCCTCACGCCCATCCTGTACGTCAGGCCGTCCTCCGGCATGCTGGCCGCCGTGACGTCCTATAACCCCCTTTATTACCTCATCTCGTCAATGAGAGAAATGATCCTCACGGGCACGATCAGCGAGCCCCTGGGCTTTGCCCTCTCGACGGCCCTGTCTATGGCCATATTCGCCATAAGCCTGGTCATATTCCACCTGACCGAGACAAGGGTCGCGGAGCGGATTTGA